GGCACAAGCCTCTTATATGAGTTTGTCGTCTGGGCGAATATGGCGCAGATCTCCTTGGCATGTTTCAAGAGCCCCGCTATGTAATTACGGGCGGTATCAGAAAGATTATCCTCGCTCTTCGCGTCGAAGAACATATTCTTCGAACCTTTAAATAGCGATTGATGCGTATGCATGCCTGAGCCGTTCTGCCCGAATATAGGTTTCGGCATAAAGGTTGCGTACACACCGAACTTGCTCGCTATCTCCTTCACAACTACTTTATAGGTAATAACACTATCGGCCATCTCGAGCGCGTCTTTATATCTCATATCGACTTCGTGCTGTGAAGGGGCCACTTCATGGTGCGAATATTCGACGTCTATACCCATCTTCTCAAGGGCCAATACCGTCTCGCGTCTAAGGTCGCTGGCAACGTCGAGCGTCGTCAGGTCAAAGTATCCGCCCTTATCGAGGACTTCGGTAGCCGAATCACTCTTAAAATAGAAGAACTCGAGCTCAGGACCGAGATAAAAATGGTCATATCCCATCGCGGTTGCCCTCTCAAGGGCTTTTTTCAGGATGTAACGCGGGTCACCCTCATACGGCTTCTTATCCGGCGTCAGGACGTTGCATATCATCCTGGCAACAGCCTTCTCGGAAGGCCGCCACGGAAGTATGGCGAACGTGTCGGGATCAGGGAAGGCTATCATATCAGACTCCTCTATATCCTGGTAACCCGTGATAGAGGATCCGTCAAATCCCATGCCGTTATCAAGAGCGTTTTCCAGCTCTTTGTCCGTTATAGCGAAACTCTTTACCTGCCCCATTATGTCGGTAAACCATAACCTTATAAACTTTACGTCATTCTCCTTAACCAGCTTCAAAATATCCTGCTTCGTCTTCTTCGCCATCTGTATCCCCCTTTGTTTTGGCTTGTTAAATAAAAAATGGTATTTTAGCCGCTTCGGCTTAAAACACCATTGTTTTAATACGCCTCATGCACAAACGCTGTGCTCTCCTGAATACAACAATTACGTATATATAAGTAAAAAAATGGGGCTCTTGGTAACTAAAATTTTAAAATATTTACCCTATCGCCAAAGGCCCTTTTTCACCGGTGCGTATCCTGAAACACTCTTGGAGATCTATAACGAATATCTTGCCGTCGCCTATAGTGCCTGTCTTCGCAGCCTTCATTATCGCCGCTACAGCAGGTTCGACATAGCTATCGTTAACTGCGATCTCAAGCCTCACCTTTTTCAGCAGGTTGCCCGTCTCTTTCCTGCCTCTATACACCTCTGTCCGCCCTTTTTGCCGCCCGCACCCGAGGGCATTCGATACTGTCCTTAAGTGTATCTGGCTATTATCGAGCTCCTGCAATACATCCTCAAGTTTATGCGGCTGAATTATGGCTATTATCAGTTTCATATTGTCCTTTCTAATCGAGCAGCGTATAAGCGCTCTCTTCATGCTGGGTTATGTCTAATCCTACAACCTCTTCTTCATCGGACACCCTCAGGCCCATAACAGCGTCGAGAACCTTGAGCAGGATAAATGTTATCGCTACCGAATACACCATGGCCGCAAGCGCTCCTATAGCCTGCACCTTGAACTGCGCGGCATTCCCGAATAACAGGCCGTTATTGCCTGCCGGGTTTATGAGCTTTTGCGCGAAAAGCCCCGTTAGCAGGGCTCCTATGGTCCCGCCCACGCCATGGACTCCAAAAGCGTCGAGCGAGTCATCGTATCCGAATTTCAGCTTCATGACCGCGACCGATGTGTAACAGACCATGCCGCCTATAATACCTATGCATATTGAAGAGATCGGAGACACAAACCCCGCGGCGGGCGTTATCGCGACAAGTCCCGCGACAGCTCCCGTAGCCCCGCCGAGGATCGTCGGCTTTCCTGTCACCTTCCACTCGATCATCATCCATGTAAGGGCAGCGGCCGCGGCGGCTGTATTCGTCGCTATAAATGCCGATACGGCAAGCCCATTCGCCGCCAAGGCGCTTCCGGCATTGAAACCAAACCACCCGAACCACAGAAGGGACGCGCCGAGAACGACGAGCGGCAGGTTATGGGGAGGCATCGGCTCTTTCCCGTATCCGCGCCTCTTACCTAATATAAGAGCGCACACCAGCGCGGAGATACCTGACGAAATGTGGACTACCGTACCTCCCGCGAAGTCAAGGCATCCCATCTCCCTGAGCCATCCGCCCGTGCCCCACACCCAGTGGCAAACAGGGTCATACACAAGGGTCGCCCACAATAAGGTAAAGACTGCATAGGTCGAGAACTTCATCCTCTCCGCGAAAGCGCCGGTTATCAGGCCCGGCGTAATTATCGCGAACATCATCTGGAAGGCCATAAATAACAGATGCGGGATCGTAGACGCGTAATCCGGATTCGGGGCCATCCCCACGCCTTTCAGCCCGAACCACGCGAGGCTTCCTATAAAATGGCCCTGGTCAGGCCCGAACGACAGGCTGTATCCCCACAGCACCCACTGGATGCTTATAAGGCACATGACGAAGAAGGACTGCATCATGGTAGCAAGCACGTTCTTCCTCCTCACGAGCCCGCCGTAAAACAGAGCCAGCCCCGGCGTCGTCATAAGCATGACAAGCGCCGTCGACATCAAGATCCACGCCGTATCCCCCGAATTGATCATATCCGCTTCCTTTCCATAAAATTTTTACATCTGTTTACACAACTGGGAAAAAATTCACATAAAAAAACATACACTATTCACCCGAATAATATTCACCGGATACCTAATCTGGCCCTCATCACCTCCGCGTAAACCTTATTAATACGCCCTGTTTTTAACCACCTTTCTAATGTGGATACCTGGATATCTATCCTTTTTGACAGGTCATGCAGCGTATACCTGTTCCTCTCCTTAAACTGCCTTAATTTTTCAATCAGTTCTTTATCGACCATCTAAATCGCGCTTTCGCCTTTTTCGCCCGTTCGAATTTTAACCGCGTCTTCTACGGGATATATAAATATTTTCCCGTCTCCTACTTCACCTGTCCGGGCATATTCCATTATAGTATTCACTATCTTATCCACTTCGCCGTTCTTAACGATTATCTCTATTTTAATTTTCGGCAGCAGCTCCATTTTATACTTTTCGCCGCGCCACTGCTGGACAACGCCCTTTTGCTTGCCATGCCCTTCGATTTCGCTGATCATGAGCCCCGCGCAGCCAAACAGTTCCAGCGCGCGGCGCACCGGATCAAGGCTTTCCGGCCTGATTATGGCCTCGATTTTTTTCATACCATACCTCCTCAATTTCCATTCCGCAAGCCTGAGAATGAATAGGCCGGCTTGCGGGTTATGAACTCAGGGTATGCGGAATTGCCATGTTCCCCTATATCCAGGCCTTCTATCTCTTCCTGCAGGCTTACCCTTAATCCCATAACCTGCTTTATTAAAACCCATGAAACAATGGAAGCAAGGAAAACATACGCCCCGCAGGATAATACGCCGATAGCCTGCGCCGCCAACAATTTTGTGCCGCCGCCGAAAAACAGGCCGTTGCCCGTAGCAGTCCCGGTTATCTTATCCTGAGCGAATAAACCCACACAGAGTGTTCCGAAAACGCCGTTCACCAAATGTACGGATAACGCGCCTACAGGATCATCCATTTTTAACCTGTCAAAACCTATAACTGCCAGCACGACCAATACGCCTGCGATCAGTCCTATGATAATTGAGCTCGGAACGCTTACAAACGCGCATGGCGCCGTTATCGCGACAAGCCCGGCAAGACAGCCGTTCAGTGTCATACCGAGATCAGGCTTGCCCAGCATAAGCCACGATAATAAGGTGGCGCTCAATATTGCCGCCGCGGCAGCCGTATTCGTAGTAACCGCGACGTGGCATATGGCTAAAGGATCCGCCGCCATGGTCGATCCGGGGTTAAAACCAAACCATCCGAGCCACAGCACAAAGGTACCTATAGTCGCTATAGAGAGGTTGTGGCCCGGGATTGGGTTGATCTTCCCGTCGTCCGAATACTTTCCAAAACGGGGACCGAGCACCAATACGCCGGCCAGCGCCGCCCATCCGCCTACAGAATGCACTACCGTGGATCCGGCAAAATCATACATTCCTAATTTAGCCAGCCATCCGCCCCCCCATATCCAGTGCCCTACGATAGGGTAGATTAGCATTGTCATGACAAAGGAGAAGACTATAAAGGAAGCGTACTTTATCCTTTCTGCTACCGCGCCGGATACTATCGTAGCGGCGGTCCCCGCGAAGACCAGCTGGAAAAAGAATTTTGCGAGTAACGGTACGCCCGTCCACGAGAGCGCCGAATATACACCTTTATATGCCTCGCCTGTGGCGGGAGAGTTATCCGCGCCTGACAGGAAAAACAGTCCTTTCAATCCTACCAACGGCGTCCCGTCTCCAAACATCAGGCCATAGCCTAAAACCAGGAAACCGATAGAAGAGACCGCGAAGACTACGAAATTTTTTGAGAGTATGTTAACGCAGTTCTTCACCCTGGCAAAACCCGCCTCCACCATGGCAAAACCCAAATTCATAAAGAAGACGAGCATCGCTGTAATCAGGACCCACAGCGTATCCAGGACAACTTTTGTATCCATGAGACAACCTCCTTATTTAGTCTTATCGGATTTAGAACTTCGCGATCACTTCCGCGGCTATCGTGTTTTGGTAATTGGACGTTACCTTATCTTTCGTGAACGCCTGGCCGCTCGCCTTATCGTATCTGTATTCAAAACGCGTTATTAGATTTTTGTAAATCTTAAACTCATTTGTCAGGGTAAATTCAAAAAGGCTGAGATCGGAAATAGGCATGGTCGAACTTGTGAGATAACCCGTCCGGACACCGTCTCTATCATGAAAATATTCTCCTCTGCCGGCGATCGACCACCAGTCGAATATATCGTATTTTGCGTAACCGGCTATTCCGTCCCACGCGGCGTCTTTGCCGATATCGTATCCACCCAGCACAGAGGCGGCGTTCTTCTCCCAGCCGTAATCATAGTTGACCTTAAAGGTCAATTTATCGGTGGCTTTATATGTAGCCACGAAATCTATCAGATTCCTGAAGTCCTTATCGGAATCGGCGCGCTCCGGTCCGAACATTCCGCCGACGCTGAACGAAATTTTGTCATTTGGCGTCACTGTGACCTGCGCTTCGACCGTCTTTGCCTTATTAAGGTCCACCGTTTGATCCCACCCGTTCACTACACCTATATACGCCTCGACCGGGACGTTCGCGAAAGGCTTATCGTATATACGTATACCCGTGTGCGTAAACGGTATCGCGTAGCCGAACATATACGACCGCGAAAAATTCCAGTTGTTCATCGATTCGATGACCTCCGCGCCGTGCAATGTCGCGAACTTGCCTATCTTAAAGGTCATCGTATCAGCCAGCGGAAACGAGAACGGCAGCATGACTTGCGCATATGCCTGCTGAAGATCAAACGCGTCATTTGATGTCCCTAATCCGCCGTCGGCAGTACCCAGGCCGTTAGAATGTATCAGCTTGGCGTCCTGGCCAAAATCCAGGTCGATCCTGAACCCGACCGGAGATTCTTTAGAGACAAGTTTCTCCAGGTTTATCTGCGCCATATTCAGCATGAAACCGTTGGCTTCGGTATCGAATACACGCAGCCTGTTTGTCCGCGTGTTCGGAGGTACCGGGGTGTTCGTATTAAATATATAGGAGGTGTCGACAAAACCATGGACCTCTATCTCCCTGGCAAAAGAGGTTACGGCGGCCGAAATGCCGCTGTCCGGTTCTACATTTTGCGCTTTAATAACCGGTGTCCGCGTTTCGGATTTTTCCAACCTGGCCTCAAGCGCGACCAGCCGATCTTTCAGGGCCGCTATTTCCTTTCTAAGCTCTTCGGTTTCGCTTGGTACAGCATCGGAAAAGACCGGCAATGGATTTGCCAGCAAAGCAAAAAGCAGTATAACTGAAATTCTCTTCGACGCGCATATCATTGCCGCTACCTCCTATTGTCCCGGTGTGTGAAAATAGAAAAGCGCCTTTTAACACCACCATGGTGCCAAAAGACGCCTTCGTCTAATAAATCTCACTTGCTACAAGTAAAAAAGCTATGTCATTGGTAACCTTTTCTTTTTACGCCATTTTGTGATTATGCTCTTTTTGTGCTTCAGTACCATGACATGCGAGATGTCCATCTGGGCTGCCGTCTCCCGCACAGTATGCCCTTTCAACAGGTAAGAGAGCACAGCCCTCTCTTTATCGGTCAGGCCGAGCCCCCTGATCTCATCGACGGTAAGCTCGCTCTCTATCCGTGACCCCGGAGTTTCTCTCTTATCCTCCAGTATATCGCCTAAAGTCAGCCCTTCGGGGGTCACAAGCTCATCGATGCTCGAGAAGACGACCTTGGGCCTTCCTTTTCGCAGAAAATTCTGTATATGGAATTCGCACCCCTTGATGACGTATGACTCATTTATACCTATGGGAAGGCCGTTAGCGTAATGCTGCCACAGGTAGATACACATCTCCTGATACAGGTCCTCCTCGTCGTAATAGCCAAGGAGAAGATGTTTACGCGCGATAAACCTTAGCGCGGGCGTTATCTTTTCCAGCAGTACCCTGAAATACATGGATCACCGTCCCTGAAAATAAAAAAATCCTTTCCGGCGTTTTCTTCGCCGAAAAGGACGTCCCTCTGCTTTGTCCTTCTAATAAGCTCTACTTCGCGCTTACCATCATATTAAGTTTACCACAAATCCGGCAAATGTCAATAAATAATCATTATTCCGCTATCGGTCAGGAAGTAACCAGCTTTGTGACCAATACGGACATCTTGATATCTGCGGAACTCTTTTCTTTCAGGGAGATGCGCACTTTTTCCGCGCGCAAAAGCTGGAGTGAATTATTCAGGTTATGCAGGAACTTGACAATAGACTCTTCAGTGCCTTCCGCTTCCACTTCAACGCTGTACTGTCTATAGCTGCCTATTGTCCTGGACGGCTGAGGCTTCATATCCGAAACGGACAAGGACGACATCCTGGCTAACCCTTCTATCTCACCCAGCATCCTCGCTATATCTTCCTCGTCGGATGGCGCCTTTTTTATATGTTGTATATATTTCTGGTATTCAACCGATACGGTATCTTTCTGCTCCATGTTGCGCAAAAGCGCGCTCAATTGCCGCACCGCCATCTTGCTTTCCCGGTCAAGCCGGCTGAACGTGCCTGCTATAGGAGAGACCACCAGCCTGTCCGTGAGTACCACAAGAACAAAGGCAAGGGCTATGAATAACCCCATCCGCTCTTTCCCGGAAATTTTTTTTATAAATTCTATCATCGCAGCCTCTCGTATGAACAGACTATCTCGAATTCCGCGAACTCTCCCGACTGGTCTTTCTGGGTCGTGGTATACGTAGGTTTTACGCCGCTAAACATACGGGAACCTTCCAGCGTGGTAACGAATTTGAATATGTTCGACATTGCGCGCGCGCGTCCTTTCAGGACAACTTTCTGTTTTTCCTCTATGCTTATAAAGGTAAGGGATATGTCGGGCGGGGTAAGGTTCAGTATTTCGATAAACATGTCTATGGAAGAACCGTTGGCATCCAGCCTCTTTTCGATTAGGCCCATGCGCGTGCGCATCCTGTCTACCTCGTTCGCCCCGCTCTCGATCTGGCTTATCTTCTTCTTCAATTGCGCAAGGTAAGAATTTTTGTTGCTGATATTTGTCACGAGGATCATACAGGCCAGCATTATTATGGAAACGGACAATATGCCGGTAAACATAAGCTCCCTGCGCTTATTCTCCATCATCCTCCGGAGGCGTATATCCTGCGGCGTAAGATCAAGCTCTATATCATTATCCCTGACGGCGATCCCAAAAAGCGCGGATGTGGAGATGTTTTTATACCTGTCCTCATCGAACACAGCCATATCGCCGCTGAATCGCAGGTTCTTCCTGGGATCGGTAAACGAGGACGGTATATCCAGCCTGGAGCTTAGCGTCGTATCGAGATATTCGACATTCCCGGCGGCTCCGCTTAGGAGGATCTTCGAAAGTTTAACGTCCCTCTCCTCGTTTTGATACAGGCCCATGGAATGTTTCAGCTCTTCTATGAAGCTCTCCCGCCAATCCTTCTTTTCATCCGTCAGCTGGTTAGCGCCGATCAGGATATTCCTTGTGAACGACAGCCTTCCGTTCCGTATCACTATGAAATCGGAATAGTTGGAATCGACATCCAGCAATATAAAAGCCGGCGAATCGGGCTTCAGCTCTTCCGGATAAGCAGAACTTAACCAATTGTAAATACCTTCCGTGCTGAGCGCGACCCGGTCCGAAGATATGCCCGCCCCCTTCAGCGTCTCAAGGCGGTCAGCGATAATATTCTGCCGCACAATAACCAGCATCACCTTAGTGTAGCCTTCTTTCATACAGCTTATTGTCTTATAGGCGGAGACTATCTCTTCCTTGGAATACGGCGTCTGTTTGATGGCCAGCAGGCTCACCATTTCGTTTATCTCTTTCGGGTCCGTCGCGGGAAGTTCGAGTATCCTCACCGTAGCCAGATGCCTGGGTATATATGAGATAACGGAATGTTTATCAAGCTTCAGTATACTGAAGATCTTTGAAATTGCCGCGGTCATAGAACCATCGATATCGGCGATTTTTTTAAAATCAAGCCTCGACACTATCCTGGATCCCGCCGGATACCGGTTTTCGGCGATCTTAAGCCAGTCGTTGCCTATTTCGATAACCACTATCGGTTTCCTGAGAGCAAACCGTTTAAATGCCATAAATTTCGGCAACCTGAATACCGGCAGCTTGTACTTTGTACCTTTTGCGATTTTAAGATGCAAGTTGTCCTCTTTTTTAAGATTAAACCTGTCCCCTTACTCTTCTCTCCAATATCTCAACGCCTTCTTGTTCCTGTCATAAACGAAAGTAATGCTATAATAATCCGTCCTATTCTTTACCCGGCCGATTGCCCGGCCGGAAAAGACATCCGACTTTACAGTAATAAGGCCCTGGCCAAAGATCTTATTCAGGGAGGCAATTTCGCCATTAGACAGGGTCTCCACGGCGTTAAGCGCCAGAGCGGCCGAGCCCGGGTCCTTAAAAACATTCACAACGGCTTCGGGGTCATCGCCGTTGCCGCGAAACCGCAGGATCTTTTCCGCCAGGGGTTCCTCTATCCCCAGGGCATTCATAACGGTCTTATCGATCGTGTTTATATTAACAGGGCCCTCGCTGTATACTGTAATACTATCTTTGATCCTTTTATATATATCCGCCGTCATATTTTTTAGAAGCAGCAGCTCTTCAGTGACATTGAACCTGGCGTTTTTGCAATGATATGAGGGGCTTAAAGAGTTGTAATGCGAATTCTCGGCTCCCACATCCATATAAGGGTTATCGTCTTCGTCGCGCCAATCGATGATAGCGGCCGCGATCGAGGCGGCGGTTTCGGGCTCGACTTCTTTGGCCTCGAGCAGTCTTCTAAGTATATCGTAGGACGACTTGTTAATATTTATCTTCCGCTCCTCGTCTATAAGCCCGTAATTAGTGAGCGGGTTATCGGGTGTGCGGGTGTGCGGGTTTGACAAATCCTCTAACCCGCTTACACGCTCACCCGTTGACCCGTTCACCGTACTGAATGTCCCGTCACCCAGATCAACCTCTTTGAATGCGCCGGTGTTATTATTCCAGGTATCGCCGAATGCGTCGTAATCGGCCGTCTTATCGCCTTTTTCCAGTTCCAAAATCGCCCTCTTCACGCCCGCCCGGGCAAGATACTGCGCCTTCACCCTGTTTATGAACCTGGAACCGCAATCAAGCTGAGGACGCGCGTACGCGTATATAGCGACCGCAAGCATTCCCAAAAAGAAGAGCGACCATAACGCTATAATGAGAGCGCTGCCTTTTTCAGGGAACAGGGAACAGGGAACAGGGAACAGTTTTTTTCTGAACCCTGACCCCTGATTACTGTCCCAGCGGCAGAAAAACCGTCCTGACTGTCTTAACCTCTTTACCGTCATCTTTGTATGTAAGCCCTATTTTAACCGCAACCGGCAATTTGCCGTCCTTCTTATCTTTATCCAGGTTCCAGGATTCTTTCCAATTGTACTTATCCGCTTCTTTATCAAAATAAAGATAACTGAAGCTGATATCATTTACGCGCGCCATTTCGCTTTCACAGCTGTTTCCCGTCCCTGTCTCAGAGGTCGCGCCGGCATAGTCCGCGCTTTCCTTCATAAGCGTATCCTTTACAGTATCTAAATAATACGTTACTTTCCCGACCGTCAGCCTGGAATCTTCCTCCGATCCGCGCGAAAAAACGGCGACCGTCAAAGACGGTATAGAAACCTTCTTTTTGTCGCCGACAAAATCAATATTCGCGCAATCGAGAGCGTTCCTGAAAGAGCGCTCCATCTTTTCGAGAGAGATAAAAACATCCTGGTCCAGCGCCTTGTAATCGCGAAGTCTGTAATATATATTCATCCCGCCGGAAAACGTCGAAAATATGGCCGTCGCGATGATGCCTATTATCGCGGTGGTAATGAGCAGTTCAATAAGCGTAAACCCTCTTTTCAGGGGACAGGGAACAGGGGACAGGGGACAGTTTTTTTCTGAACCCTGATCCCTGATCCCTGATCCCTGATTATTTCTTGACCGGCTCATTGCTCTCCATATAAGTCGTAACTGAAAAACTCCTGGATTGGTTTGTCCGGCCGTTACTGACCGTAAGGGTGGCCTCGTTCAAACAATCTTTCAACTCCTCCACGCCAAAATCCACCGGCTTTATCTCCAGCCTCCACCTGAACCCGTTTTTCGATTCGCCGAACTCCCCCTCGCACGCTCCGGGGAGCATATCCTTCTTCTCCAGCATATCTTTTTCGACGTCTCCAATCTTTTCCTTTAATAAAAAGGCGGCATCTATGCCGGCGCGGCCGGCGCTAAAACCGTTTATCGCGGCAACGTAAGCATGCAGTATGCCTATGATCCCCACAGCCAGTATAGAGACCGCGATCATTACCTCGATGAGCGTAAAACCGTGTTTAGTGTGCGGGTGAACGGGTGAACGGGTGAACGGGTTTGGCGAACCCGCTAACCCGTTAACCCGCTGACCCGCTAACCAGCTAACCAGCTCACTCCCAGTTTTTAACATCATCGGCTGTGCCGTCCTGTCCGTCTTTTCCAAGCGAATACAGGTCATATGTCGCGCTATTATGGACACCCGGACATTTATACTGATATGTATTACCCCATGGGTCCATGGACTTTTTTTCCAGATACGGTCCTCGCCAGGATGTAGCCGACGCCGGTTTCTCATAGAGCGCGTTAACGCCCTCTTCCGTAGAAGGAAAACTTCCATTATCAAGTTCGTATAGCTTTAAACCCATACTTATATTGGAGCTTATATCGGCCTGCGCAACTACGATCTTAGCCTGCTCGCTCCTTCCGGACAGCCTCGGGACTATCATAGCCGCCATAGCCGCGATTATCACGATCACAATCATGAGCTCGATGAGCGTGAAACCGTGTTTAGTGTGCGGGTGAACGGGTGAACGGGTGAACGGGTGTGGCGAACCCGTTAACCCGCTTACCCGCTTACCCGCTAACTTATTCAGTTTTCCCATTTTACCCCCTCCCCCTCATAATATTCGACCCATCTCTTTTCCAAATCTCCCATGTTACCCATGTAACCTGTATAAACAGATGAAATCGCCTCATCGATAGATCTGCCGTCCCTAAGCTGGCGGCAAAACAGCGTGAACCTCGAGACGCCGTATTTTTCCATCAGAAAATTCACTATCGACACGGCTTCGGCGTAAAATTTTCGCGCCGCTTCCGCGTTGGGCTCATTCCTTATGTCCATTTTTGTCAACAGCTCGATGGCTATATAACTCTTTTCCCTGACCAGTTTTTTCACCAGTTCTATGTCGCCCGGCCTCCTCCCCTCCTCTTCCCGTACCGCCACTCCCTCCTCCAGCCACAAAGGTATATTGTTCTTGTCTCCCACAAAATCCCTGAAGACAAGATGCGTTATTTCATGAGGCAGGAGCGATTCGACAAATCCGGCGCTCCATTTATAGCTGATGATCTCCTTTTCCTTATATCGAGCCATTCCCACGGGCCATTCTTTTGATATCCCCGCGGCCTTCCTGAACTCTTCGGCTGTCCTGTAAATATAGATCTTTACTCTTTTATCCCATTGCCAGAAGCTGTCATATCTCGAATATCCCAGGTCTGAAGCCACCGTATTATAATATTGTTCGGCGCGCGTCATGACATCGCTCGCGAATTCTCTATCATCGAGATAATAGACTATGAAGTGTTCGCCCTTCAGTTCCTTCCAGTCCTCGGCCGCCGCCGTAGAGCAGCACAGAAGAAAGCACGCCAATGTCAAATATCCAATTACCAATTTCAAATTAATTTCCAATTTACCAATTCCCAATGGTTCGATTTTACTCACCATTGGCACTGAGCTTTTGCCGAAGTGCCAATTGGTCATTGGACATTGGTAATTTATTTGACATTGGAAATTGGTCATTTGTCATTATACCTTAACTCGCTCACCGCCCGGACCCCATTCCCATATTGAATATCGGCAAAAGCATCGCAAAGACAATGAACCCCACAACAGCGCCTATTACCAATATAAGGAGCGGCTCTATAAGCGAGGTCATAATCTTTATCGCCTGCTCGACCTCCCGCTCGTAAACATCGGCCACCTCGTTCAGAGACTCTTCCAGTTTCCCGCTTTC
The sequence above is a segment of the Candidatus Omnitrophota bacterium genome. Coding sequences within it:
- the pilM gene encoding pilus assembly protein PilM, yielding MHLKIAKGTKYKLPVFRLPKFMAFKRFALRKPIVVIEIGNDWLKIAENRYPAGSRIVSRLDFKKIADIDGSMTAAISKIFSILKLDKHSVISYIPRHLATVRILELPATDPKEINEMVSLLAIKQTPYSKEEIVSAYKTISCMKEGYTKVMLVIVRQNIIADRLETLKGAGISSDRVALSTEGIYNWLSSAYPEELKPDSPAFILLDVDSNYSDFIVIRNGRLSFTRNILIGANQLTDEKKDWRESFIEELKHSMGLYQNEERDVKLSKILLSGAAGNVEYLDTTLSSRLDIPSSFTDPRKNLRFSGDMAVFDEDRYKNISTSALFGIAVRDNDIELDLTPQDIRLRRMMENKRRELMFTGILSVSIIMLACMILVTNISNKNSYLAQLKKKISQIESGANEVDRMRTRMGLIEKRLDANGSSIDMFIEILNLTPPDISLTFISIEEKQKVVLKGRARAMSNIFKFVTTLEGSRMFSGVKPTYTTTQKDQSGEFAEFEIVCSYERLR
- a CDS encoding prepilin-type N-terminal cleavage/methylation domain-containing protein, translating into MSRSRNNQGSGIRDQGSEKNCPLSPVPCPLKRGFTLIELLITTAIIGIIATAIFSTFSGGMNIYYRLRDYKALDQDVFISLEKMERSFRNALDCANIDFVGDKKKVSIPSLTVAVFSRGSEEDSRLTVGKVTYYLDTVKDTLMKESADYAGATSETGTGNSCESEMARVNDISFSYLYFDKEADKYNWKESWNLDKDKKDGKLPVAVKIGLTYKDDGKEVKTVRTVFLPLGQ
- a CDS encoding prepilin-type N-terminal cleavage/methylation domain-containing protein, translating into MMLKTGSELVSWLAGQRVNGLAGSPNPFTRSPVHPHTKHGFTLIEVMIAVSILAVGIIGILHAYVAAINGFSAGRAGIDAAFLLKEKIGDVEKDMLEKKDMLPGACEGEFGESKNGFRWRLEIKPVDFGVEELKDCLNEATLTVSNGRTNQSRSFSVTTYMESNEPVKK
- the gspG gene encoding type II secretion system major pseudopilin GspG; the encoded protein is MGKLNKLAGKRVSGLTGSPHPFTRSPVHPHTKHGFTLIELMIVIVIIAAMAAMIVPRLSGRSEQAKIVVAQADISSNISMGLKLYELDNGSFPSTEEGVNALYEKPASATSWRGPYLEKKSMDPWGNTYQYKCPGVHNSATYDLYSLGKDGQDGTADDVKNWE
- a CDS encoding peptidase MA family metallohydrolase, encoding MKLVIGYLTLACFLLCCSTAAAEDWKELKGEHFIVYYLDDREFASDVMTRAEQYYNTVASDLGYSRYDSFWQWDKRVKIYIYRTAEEFRKAAGISKEWPVGMARYKEKEIISYKWSAGFVESLLPHEITHLVFRDFVGDKNNIPLWLEEGVAVREEEGRRPGDIELVKKLVREKSYIAIELLTKMDIRNEPNAEAARKFYAEAVSIVNFLMEKYGVSRFTLFCRQLRDGRSIDEAISSVYTGYMGNMGDLEKRWVEYYEGEGVKWEN